A stretch of the Anaeromyxobacter sp. genome encodes the following:
- a CDS encoding MASE1 domain-containing protein, with translation MPHRADSDTDLAPAAGAPPERPALRVVAFGVLYFALCRLGDELTATQGDFATFWPASGLLLAVLLLSPGPRWRWYLAAVLAAEVVAGAVVDRRPHLAVAFGLADVVEGVVGAALVRRVAGGRALVRRPLRDTLALVVLGSGLGAALSSLLGTAALLLTYGSPKVAFATNWVQWWAGNALGVLVLAPAILAWNAPSRLWLPWTARRVAEAALLVLGGGLAAYAVFGTGHSLHLERGYLLLPVLGWAAIRFGLRGASLLGAAVAFLSAWSTASGLELVGPPQGPLATRYEVQLLLGVSLTAALLFAAALEERERADAARRQTEALVDAFLVHSPAALFLLDARQRLRAASRSFERMMGRPGPDLLGETPTQALPGAAGQAATAENDHILATGESMRGDLRRAGRTHDVVKFRIPRPGRQPLVGGVAVDVTEQRLATRSLRLAQVALDRNFTAVLFIEPSGLVTYANEAAGRLLERTTAELLGHSLWELDGAFEEAGWGGAWARLRAEGALVLDGRLARPDGRRVEAEVGLTLVAHDGLEVGVYAARDLTERRRAETAQRLASVGTLAAGMAHEINNPLTFVAANLAFALDRVGPLRGDPRAEEVARALEDAEEGTRRVARVVRDLKAVSRVEVEERRPVDVLAEVETALKLAQHELRHRAALVVALGPVPAVRAPEFQLGQVFLNLLVNAGQAVGDAGADRHTVRVTSRTAPDGWAVVEVADDGPGIPEAARARIFEPFFTTKPVGAGTGLGLSVCHGIVTALGGRIEVESVEGQGARFSVHLPPAEGLEAPPAAAPDPGPAPAPAPAPGPARARLLVIDDEPLIGSTIRRLLSAHEVVALSDPRQALARLQAGEAFDLVLCDLMMPQLSGMELWEALSLARPALARRVVFMTGGAFTDRAREFLAQVGQPQLGKPFQPQDLREAVRGWLATPGALAGPGPPG, from the coding sequence ATGCCCCACCGCGCCGACAGCGACACCGACCTGGCGCCCGCCGCGGGCGCGCCGCCGGAGCGGCCGGCGCTCCGGGTGGTGGCCTTCGGCGTCCTCTACTTCGCCCTGTGCCGCCTGGGCGACGAGCTGACCGCCACCCAGGGCGATTTCGCCACCTTCTGGCCGGCCAGCGGCCTGCTCCTGGCGGTGCTGCTGCTGTCGCCTGGCCCGCGGTGGCGCTGGTACCTCGCCGCCGTGCTGGCCGCCGAGGTGGTGGCCGGCGCGGTCGTCGACCGGAGGCCCCACCTGGCCGTCGCCTTCGGGCTGGCCGACGTGGTGGAGGGGGTGGTGGGCGCCGCCCTGGTGCGCCGGGTGGCCGGGGGCCGGGCGCTGGTGCGCCGGCCGCTGCGCGACACGCTGGCGCTGGTGGTGCTGGGGTCGGGGCTGGGCGCCGCGCTGAGCTCCCTCCTGGGGACCGCGGCGCTCCTGCTGACCTACGGCTCGCCCAAGGTGGCCTTCGCCACCAACTGGGTGCAGTGGTGGGCCGGCAACGCCCTGGGCGTCCTGGTGCTGGCGCCCGCCATCCTGGCCTGGAACGCGCCGAGCCGGCTCTGGCTCCCCTGGACGGCGCGCCGGGTGGCCGAGGCCGCCCTGCTGGTCCTGGGCGGCGGGCTGGCGGCCTACGCGGTCTTCGGCACCGGCCACTCGCTGCACCTGGAGCGCGGCTACCTGCTCCTGCCGGTGCTGGGGTGGGCCGCCATCCGCTTCGGCCTGCGCGGGGCCTCGCTGCTGGGGGCGGCGGTGGCCTTCCTCTCGGCCTGGAGCACCGCCAGCGGCCTCGAGCTGGTCGGCCCGCCGCAGGGGCCGCTGGCCACCCGCTACGAGGTGCAGCTCCTCCTCGGCGTCAGCCTCACGGCCGCGCTGCTCTTCGCGGCGGCGCTGGAGGAGCGCGAGCGGGCCGACGCCGCCCGGCGCCAGACCGAGGCGCTGGTGGACGCCTTCCTGGTGCACAGCCCGGCCGCCCTCTTCCTCCTCGACGCCCGGCAGCGCCTCCGCGCCGCCAGCCGCTCCTTCGAGCGCATGATGGGGCGCCCCGGCCCCGACCTCCTCGGCGAGACGCCCACGCAGGCCCTGCCCGGCGCCGCGGGCCAGGCCGCCACCGCCGAGAACGACCACATCCTGGCCACCGGCGAGAGCATGCGGGGCGACCTGCGCCGGGCCGGCCGGACCCACGACGTGGTGAAGTTCCGCATCCCACGCCCGGGGCGGCAGCCGCTGGTGGGCGGCGTGGCCGTGGACGTGACCGAGCAGCGCCTGGCCACCCGCTCGCTGCGGCTGGCCCAGGTGGCGCTGGACCGGAACTTCACGGCGGTCCTCTTCATCGAGCCGAGCGGGCTCGTCACCTACGCCAACGAGGCGGCGGGCCGCCTGCTGGAGCGGACCACCGCCGAGCTGCTGGGCCACTCGCTGTGGGAGCTGGACGGCGCCTTCGAGGAGGCCGGCTGGGGCGGGGCCTGGGCCCGGCTGCGGGCGGAGGGCGCCCTGGTGCTCGACGGGCGGCTGGCGCGCCCGGACGGGCGGCGGGTGGAGGCCGAGGTCGGGCTCACCCTGGTGGCCCACGACGGGCTGGAGGTGGGCGTCTACGCCGCGCGCGACCTGACCGAGCGGCGCCGCGCCGAGACCGCCCAGCGGCTGGCCTCGGTGGGCACGCTGGCGGCCGGGATGGCCCACGAGATCAACAACCCGCTCACCTTCGTGGCCGCCAACCTGGCCTTCGCCCTCGACCGGGTGGGGCCGCTGCGCGGTGACCCGCGCGCCGAGGAGGTGGCCAGGGCCCTGGAGGACGCCGAGGAGGGGACCCGCCGGGTGGCGCGCGTGGTGCGGGACCTGAAGGCCGTCTCGCGCGTGGAGGTCGAGGAGCGCCGCCCGGTGGACGTCCTGGCCGAGGTGGAGACGGCCCTCAAGCTGGCGCAGCACGAGCTGCGCCACCGCGCCGCGCTGGTGGTGGCGCTCGGGCCGGTGCCGGCGGTGCGGGCGCCGGAGTTCCAGCTCGGCCAGGTCTTCCTCAACCTGCTGGTCAACGCCGGACAGGCGGTGGGCGACGCCGGCGCCGACCGCCACACGGTGCGCGTCACCAGCCGGACGGCGCCCGACGGCTGGGCGGTGGTGGAGGTGGCCGACGACGGCCCGGGCATCCCGGAGGCCGCGCGGGCGCGCATCTTCGAGCCCTTCTTCACCACCAAGCCGGTCGGCGCCGGCACCGGCCTGGGGCTCTCGGTGTGCCACGGCATCGTCACCGCGCTGGGCGGGCGCATCGAGGTGGAGAGCGTGGAGGGCCAGGGCGCGCGCTTCAGCGTGCACCTGCCCCCGGCCGAGGGGCTGGAGGCGCCTCCGGCAGCCGCCCCGGACCCAGGTCCTGCCCCTGCCCCTGCCCCTGCGCCCGGGCCGGCCCGCGCCCGCCTGCTGGTGATCGACGACGAGCCGCTGATCGGCTCCACCATCCGCCGGCTGCTCTCGGCCCACGAGGTGGTGGCGCTGTCCGACCCGCGCCAGGCGCTGGCCCGGCTGCAGGCCGGCGAGGCCTTCGACCTGGTGCTGTGCGACCTGATGATGCCGCAGCTCTCCGGCATGGAGCTGTGGGAGGCCCTGTCGCTGGCGCGGCCGGCGCTGGCCCGCCGGGTGGTCTTCATGACCGGCGGGGCCTTCACCGATCGGGCCCGGGAGTTCCTGGCGCAGGTCGGCCAGCCCCAGCTCGGCAAGCCCTTCCAGCCCCAGGACCTGCGCGAGGCGGTGCGCGGCTGGCTGGCCACCCCAGGCGCCCTTGCGGGGCCGGGGCCGCCCGGGTAA